A region of Elusimicrobiota bacterium DNA encodes the following proteins:
- the rpoB gene encoding DNA-directed RNA polymerase subunit beta, whose product MKKTSFARIRPTIELPPLLEMQTRSYEEFLQKDVPPSERKIQGLQAAFMDVFPITSTDEVLSLEFMHYAQGQPRYTVNEALAKDATYSAQLRAWLRLVQKQPGGKPKVLTEQEVYFCDLPLMTTPATFIINGVERVVVSQLHRSPGVIFEEDEEKKISSYGKKLFFARLIPYRGAWVEFEFDLNNAIFVRIDKKRKLPATTILRAMGIETDAEILSLFYETETLALGDLQPEEVVGKIVAKDCVDTTTGEVVMEANKEITREAFLRLQDRKVRSIDVLKTDPQVNDVAIRNTLLKDNIKTRKEAIQAIYRVVRAQEFIVPEQAESYLENMLFKSIRKYDLTKVGRFKINRKLMPFLEALAERKDIKFEVPNDRRRTLAREDVIATLQYLILLNNEASTHTFGKTTVKVEIDDIDHLGNRRIRSVGELLENQIRASLAQMARLVRERMNVQENNLLTPRTLVNASAVVAAVRRFFGSSQLSQFMDQTNPLAEMTHKRRLSALGPGGLNRKRAGFEVRDVHHTHYGRLCPIETPEGPNIGLITSLACYAQINQYGLIETPYRKVVKGHVTNEIDYLTADKEDNFVIAQANSPVDKNNRFTGDVIACRHKGDFPQKTADEIDYMDISPVQVVSTSAALIPFLEHDDANRALMGSNMQRQAVPLLFPTRPLVGTGIEDRVARDSGAVEIARRGGVVLSSSSDHVAVWSEGGKGGVDLYPLRKHARSNQDTCLNQLPCVKQFDKVKKGDVLADGPGTQDGELALGRNLLVAFMPWEGYNFEDAILLSERLVRDDVFTSIHISEFQVEARDTKMGAEEITKDIPNVGAESLANLDETGIIRVGADVGPGDILVGKVAPKGDQQTTPEERLLKVIFGKKAEDVMDASLRVPPGVTGKILSTKIFIRKEKMAKKDENKKMKEIDLEMEAKIESIRADRKSQIVDVQERQDAGSLSKGEAAEMKKMFEDLAERLIDEAKSRAARDKENFKMGDELPVTVNRVVKVYIASKRKTQVGDKLAGRHGNKGVVAKILPPEDMPYMPDGTPIDVVLSPLGVPSRMNVGQLLETTLGWAANILGVETVTPVFDGAKEEQVRELMREAKKKLLEKGWREEWLPTDDGRIALRDGRTGELFANKVTVGYMYVLKLAHLVEDKIHARSTGPYSLITRQPLGGKAQFGGQRFGEMEVWAVEGYGASHTLQEFLTVKSDDVQGRTKMYEAIIRGDVATEPGVPESFRVLVRELQSLGLNVELTKADSAPAVEGATKPTAKEAVAKE is encoded by the coding sequence ATGAAAAAAACAAGCTTCGCTCGTATTCGTCCGACCATCGAACTGCCGCCGCTCCTGGAGATGCAGACGCGGTCCTATGAAGAATTTCTTCAAAAGGACGTGCCGCCCTCCGAGCGCAAAATCCAGGGCCTCCAGGCGGCCTTCATGGACGTGTTCCCCATCACGAGTACCGACGAAGTTCTCTCGCTGGAGTTCATGCACTACGCCCAAGGCCAACCGCGATACACGGTGAACGAGGCCTTGGCGAAAGACGCCACGTATTCCGCGCAACTGCGCGCGTGGCTTCGCTTGGTGCAAAAACAGCCGGGCGGGAAACCCAAAGTCCTCACCGAACAAGAAGTCTATTTCTGCGACCTGCCCCTCATGACCACGCCCGCCACCTTCATCATCAACGGCGTCGAGCGCGTGGTCGTCAGCCAGTTGCACCGATCCCCCGGAGTCATTTTCGAAGAAGACGAAGAGAAAAAAATCTCTTCCTATGGAAAGAAGCTTTTCTTCGCGCGGCTCATTCCTTACCGCGGCGCCTGGGTGGAATTTGAGTTTGATTTAAACAACGCCATCTTTGTCCGTATCGACAAAAAACGGAAACTTCCGGCCACGACGATTCTCCGCGCCATGGGAATCGAAACGGACGCGGAAATTCTCTCTCTCTTTTACGAAACCGAAACCCTGGCCCTGGGCGATCTCCAACCGGAAGAAGTGGTGGGAAAGATCGTGGCGAAAGATTGCGTCGACACCACTACCGGCGAAGTGGTCATGGAGGCCAACAAAGAAATCACGCGCGAGGCGTTTCTTCGCCTCCAGGACCGCAAGGTTCGCTCCATTGACGTGTTGAAAACAGACCCTCAAGTCAACGACGTGGCCATTCGCAACACGCTTTTGAAAGACAACATTAAAACGCGCAAAGAGGCCATCCAAGCCATTTACCGTGTGGTGCGCGCCCAAGAGTTCATCGTGCCTGAACAGGCCGAGAGCTACTTGGAAAACATGCTTTTTAAGTCGATCCGAAAATATGATCTCACCAAGGTGGGCCGTTTCAAGATCAACCGCAAGCTGATGCCCTTCCTGGAAGCGTTGGCGGAACGAAAAGACATTAAGTTCGAAGTTCCCAACGACCGCCGCCGAACGTTAGCCCGGGAAGACGTGATCGCGACGCTTCAATATCTCATCCTCTTGAACAACGAAGCCTCGACCCATACGTTTGGCAAAACCACGGTCAAGGTTGAAATCGACGACATCGATCATCTCGGCAACCGCCGGATTCGGTCGGTGGGCGAACTTTTAGAAAATCAAATCCGCGCCTCCCTGGCGCAGATGGCGCGTTTGGTGCGCGAGCGCATGAACGTCCAAGAGAACAACTTGCTCACGCCTCGAACCCTCGTCAACGCTTCGGCGGTGGTGGCGGCCGTGCGGCGGTTCTTTGGTTCCTCCCAGCTTTCGCAGTTCATGGACCAAACCAACCCGCTGGCCGAGATGACCCACAAACGGCGCCTGTCGGCGCTGGGCCCCGGCGGCTTAAACCGGAAGCGCGCGGGTTTCGAAGTGCGCGACGTCCATCACACCCATTATGGTCGGCTGTGCCCCATCGAAACGCCGGAAGGCCCGAACATCGGTTTGATCACGTCCCTGGCCTGCTATGCCCAAATCAACCAATACGGTTTGATCGAGACCCCTTATCGGAAAGTCGTCAAGGGTCACGTGACCAACGAGATCGATTATTTGACGGCGGACAAGGAAGACAATTTCGTCATCGCCCAGGCCAACTCTCCCGTGGACAAGAACAACCGCTTTACGGGCGACGTCATCGCCTGCCGGCATAAGGGCGATTTCCCCCAGAAGACGGCGGACGAAATTGATTACATGGATATTTCCCCCGTTCAAGTAGTCTCGACCTCCGCCGCGCTGATCCCCTTTCTGGAACACGACGACGCGAACCGAGCGTTGATGGGATCGAACATGCAACGCCAGGCCGTGCCTCTCTTGTTCCCCACCCGCCCGTTGGTGGGCACGGGGATCGAAGACCGTGTGGCGAGAGACTCCGGCGCGGTGGAAATCGCCCGGCGAGGCGGCGTGGTGCTCTCTTCTTCCAGCGACCATGTGGCCGTCTGGTCGGAAGGGGGCAAAGGCGGCGTGGATCTTTACCCGCTCCGCAAACACGCCCGCTCCAACCAAGATACATGCCTCAACCAGTTGCCCTGCGTGAAACAATTCGACAAAGTGAAGAAAGGCGACGTGCTGGCCGATGGTCCAGGCACCCAAGACGGGGAACTCGCGCTGGGCCGGAACCTGCTGGTGGCCTTCATGCCTTGGGAGGGATACAACTTCGAAGACGCGATCCTCCTGTCCGAGCGCTTGGTGCGGGACGACGTGTTCACCTCCATCCATATTTCAGAATTCCAAGTGGAAGCCCGAGATACCAAGATGGGTGCCGAAGAAATCACCAAGGATATCCCGAACGTCGGAGCCGAATCCCTGGCCAACCTCGACGAAACGGGGATCATTCGCGTCGGTGCGGACGTAGGCCCCGGCGACATTTTGGTGGGCAAAGTGGCTCCCAAAGGGGACCAACAAACCACCCCGGAAGAACGGCTCCTCAAGGTCATCTTCGGGAAAAAGGCCGAAGACGTGATGGACGCGTCTCTTCGTGTGCCGCCCGGCGTCACCGGAAAGATCCTCTCCACGAAAATTTTCATCCGCAAAGAAAAGATGGCGAAAAAGGATGAGAACAAGAAAATGAAGGAAATCGATCTTGAGATGGAAGCCAAGATCGAAAGCATCCGCGCCGACCGGAAATCCCAAATCGTCGACGTCCAAGAACGGCAAGACGCCGGTTCGCTCTCCAAAGGCGAAGCCGCGGAAATGAAGAAAATGTTCGAAGATTTGGCGGAACGATTAATCGACGAGGCGAAAAGCCGCGCCGCGCGGGACAAAGAGAATTTCAAAATGGGCGACGAGTTGCCGGTCACCGTCAACCGCGTCGTTAAAGTTTACATCGCTTCCAAGCGGAAAACCCAGGTCGGCGATAAGCTGGCCGGCCGGCACGGAAACAAAGGTGTGGTGGCCAAAATTCTTCCGCCGGAAGACATGCCCTATATGCCGGACGGAACCCCCATCGACGTGGTGTTGTCGCCTCTCGGCGTGCCGTCCCGTATGAACGTGGGTCAACTGCTCGAGACGACGTTGGGCTGGGCCGCGAATATTCTGGGGGTGGAAACCGTCACTCCGGTGTTCGACGGCGCCAAGGAAGAGCAGGTTCGGGAATTGATGCGTGAAGCCAAAAAGAAGTTGCTGGAAAAGGGTTGGCGGGAAGAATGGTTGCCGACGGACGACGGGCGCATCGCGCTTCGGGACGGGCGAACGGGCGAACTGTTTGCCAACAAAGTCACGGTGGGCTACATGTATGTCCTCAAGCTCGCGCACTTGGTGGAAGACAAGATTCACGCCCGATCGACCGGCCCCTACTCGCTCATCACGCGCCAACCCCTGGGCGGAAAGGCTCAGTTCGGCGGGCAGCGTTTTGGTGAAATGGAAGTGTGGGCCGTGGAAGGATACGGCGCCAGCCACACCCTCCAGGAATTTTTGACCGTCAAATCCGACGATGTGCAGGGTCGGACGAAGATGTATGAAGCCATCATCCGGGGCGACGTCGCGACCGAGCCCGGGGTGCCCGAAAGTTTCCGGGTCTTGGTGCGGGAACTTCAGTCCTTGGGGTTGAATGTGGAGCTCACGAAAGCGGACAGCGCCCCGGCGGTTGAAGGCGCAACGAAACCTACGGCTAAAGAAGCCGTGGCGAAGGAGTAA